Proteins encoded within one genomic window of Triticum aestivum cultivar Chinese Spring chromosome 2D, IWGSC CS RefSeq v2.1, whole genome shotgun sequence:
- the LOC123053106 gene encoding 3-oxoacyl-[acyl-carrier-protein] reductase 4, with protein MAAATAAAVSSPAVTAPSPRAASSAARRGFVSFGGAAARPSALRSDRLRAAATGFSSGVRTHVAAVEQAVVQDATELEAPVVVVTGASRGIGKAVALALGKAGCKVLVNYARSSKEAEAVSEEIEASGGQAITFGGDVSKEADVESMMKAALDKWGTIDILVNNAGITRDTLLMRMKKSQWQDVIDLNLTGVFLCTQAATKVMMKKKKGRVINIASVVGLTGNAGQANYSAAKAGVIGFTKTVAREYASRNINVNAIAPGFIASDMTAELGEELEKRILSTIPLGRYGQPEEVAGLVEFLALNPAASYITGQVLTIDGGMVM; from the exons atggccgccgccaccgcagccgccGTCTCCTCCCCGGCGGTCACCGCCCCCTCGCCTCGCGCCGCCTCGTCAGCGGCGCGCCGGGGCTTCGTCTCCTTCGGCGGGGCCGCCGCCCGTCCGTCCGCGCTCCGATCCGACCGCCTCCGGGCAGCCGCCACCGGCTTCTCCTCCG GTGTGCGCACCCACGTTGCTGCTGTTGAACAAGCAGTTGTGCAAGATGCTACAGAGCTGGAAGCTCCAGTTGTTGTTGTTACGGGTGCTTCCAGAGGGATTGGAAAAGCCGTTGCATTGGCTCTTGGAAAAGCTGGTTGCAAG GTCCTAGTGAATTATGCACGATCCTCGAAAGAGGCTGAAGCAGTCTCCGAAGAG ATTGAAGCATCTGGTGGTCAGGCTATTACCTTTGGAGGAGATGTTTCTAAAGAAGCTGATGTAGAATCTATGATGAAAGCA GCTCTTGATAAATGGGGAACAATTGACATCCTGGTAAATAATGCAG GGATTACGAGGGATACATTGTTGATGAGGATGAAGAAATCTCAGTGGCAAGATGTAATTGATCTAAATCTTACTGGTGTTTTCCTCTGTACACAG GCTGCCACAAAAGTAATGATGAAGAAGAAAAAG GGAAGAGTCATCAACATAGCATCAGTTGTTGGTCTTACTGGCAATGCTGGCCAAGCTAATTACAGTGCTGCCAAGGCTGGAGTCATTGGTTTCACTAAAACAGTTGCTAGGGAATATGCAAGCAGGAATATCAAT GTGAATGCAATCGCACCTGGATTCATAGCATCAGACATGACCGCGGAACTTGGagaggagcttgagaagagaaTCTTGTCAACTATTCCCTTGG GGAGGTATGGCCAGCCAGAGGAAGTTGCTGGGTTGGTTGAGTTCTTGGCCCTGAATCCCGCGGCCAGCTACATCACTGGACAG GTGCTTACCATCGATGGTGGGATGGTAATGTGA